Below is a genomic region from Sphingopyxis terrae subsp. terrae NBRC 15098.
GGGTGATCGAATCGGCGAGGCGGTCGCCTAGCTCAGGTTCAATGTACTTGCGGAAAACCCGGTCGAACTCATTCGCGCTCCGCTTTTTGCCGACGATCTGTTGAGCCAGGTATGTCTCGTATAGTTCAGCGACGGTGCCGACACCCTTCGATCCCTTCCTCTTAGCTCCCGGCTTTCTGGCGATGCTTTTGCCTTGCTCAACATCGACGAGTAGGTCCCGCGCCTTCCGACGGGCGTGTGCAAGAGTGAAATTCGGGCCATGCCGCCCGATAGTCACGTTCAACCATTTACCTTGGACGCGCTTACGCAAGATATAAGTCTTGGTGCCGCTCGCTCCCATTCGGAGCCGCAGACCGGTCACGATGCCATCCGCGACCTCAATCTGCCCGCTTGCAGGCGCTTTCAATCCTGCGATCCGAGCATCTGTCAAACCAACCTTGTTCGCCATATGATCCTGCTACCTTAGGTAGCTTTTTGTAGTGGATACTGGTGAACATTTCAAGAACAATGCGGACTATGAATCGCAGATTTCCGCCGTTTTTGGACGCATGCGGAAGCGTAAGGACCCTCTGATTTCAGCTCTTAATCAGCGGGTCCTAGGTTCGAGCCCTAGTGCGTCCACCATTTCTTTCCCTTACAAATCAAACGGTTACCCCGTCCCGGGCCACCAATCGCAGGCCGGCTCGTGCCATGCCTGGGGGTGATTTTGGGACATGGACTTCCGCAGTCTTCTGCGCCTCTCCGGCCAGGCCGGTTTGGGACCCGAAAGTCAGCTGGTCGGCGTACGGCTGGAGATGCTTCACCGAGAGATGCGCATAACGGCGCACCATCGATTCCGATTTCCATCCGCCCAGCTCCTGAAGCACCCAGGTGGGCACGTCATTCTGCCGGAGCCAGCTCGCCCAGGTATGCCGCAGATCGTGCCAACGAAAGTTGGTGATCTCGGCCCGCCGGAGCGCTTTGCGCCACGCCCGTGTGTTCGCCGAACGGAGCGGATTGCCCCGGAAGGTGAACACATGGCTTTCGTGCTTGCCCTGCTGCCGCATGAGGACGGCTGCCGCGAGATCGTTGAGCGGGACGCCCAGAGCCTCCCCGTTCTTCGTATCGCCATGCTCGATCGTCGCGATGCGCCGGGCGAGATTGACCCGGTCCCATGTCAGATCGAGCACATTGCCCTGGCGCAGGCCAGTCGCGAGCGCAAACACGACCACTTCACGCTGATGGGCCGGCAACTCCTTGAGCAGGGTTTCGGCCTGCTCTTCGGTGATCCAGCGAACGCGGACCTTTCCGCCGACGCTGTAGGTCTTGAACGCCGGCACGGCGTCGATCCATTCCCATTCGCGCATCGCCCTTCGAAAGATGGCGCGGATGAGCGCCACATAGAGATCCTTCGTGCGATCCGTGCCGTGGATATGGCGCGTCACCAGGCCATCGACGAGGCTCCGGTCGATCTGGTCGAGGGTCTTGCCCCGCAAATGACCAGTGAACCAACGGATCCGCTGCACATCGTCCCGGTAGGACTTCTTGTGCGCCTTCTCCTTGAGCCAGCGCAGCGCCGCTTCGTCCCATGAACGCTTCGGCTTCTGCTTCAGTCTCGCCAAGTCCCACAGCTGAGCCTTCAGCTTGTCGTGGTATTCCTTCGCTTTTTCCCGGTCGGCTGTGCCAGTAGTATGTTTAATTCGGCTTCCGTCCGGGCTTGTGATGTCGACATAGTAGGTTTCTGCACGTTTCCAGAGTGCCATAGGCTTACCTCCTTGGTTGAGGCACCTGGCTGCATTCGTGCGCGCACAGGATAGTGCTCACGAATCCACGCGACAAGATCGCTTTCGAGAAACCTCCAGAACCGACCAATCTTCGCTGCGGGGATCAGCCCGGCCTTCGCGTACGTCCGAATGGTATTGGGATGAACATCGAGCAGCGCCGCCGCCTCGTCGACGTCGAGCACACGCTGCGGGGGGCACGCATCTTCGAGTGCGTGTGAACCAGGTCCCGGCATCTCGATATTGGCGGCGGCCCGCACTGTCAGCCTTTCCTACGTTGCTTGCCGAACTCGCGATCACTCGCGATGAACCGCTCGATCATGGGTGGAATGAGACGCTCCGGGGGCAGAGCAGATTCCAGACCAGTCAACTTCGCGTGGACCCGGCTATAATCCTGAAGGTCGCGCATCAGCGCGCCCGGAAGCTCGAGCGTCAGTTTGACCGGCTTCTCTTCGGCGATCGGACCGAGGCGAAGCTTCGTCATAACGCCTCTCCCCGCCCCGGCTCCTCAAGGATCAGGTCGCGGATGACAATGACGCGAAAGGCGAAGCCGGGCCGAATGGTAAGCGTCGGCGGCACCGAAAGTTCGCGCTCGACCACGCGCCGCCCGGCCTCGTTCGTGCTGTCCTGCAGACCAGATCGCAGCGCGCGGACAAGATCATTTTCGCCACCTGCAGCGAGCTCGGTCCCGACGCCTAGGGTCAGGACCCATTGATTTGATGTGACGGCTGTGATTCAGGCTCGCGTTGAGGAGCCTGAAGGATGAGTGATTTGTATTGGCTGACGGACGAGCAGATGGCTCGGCTTCAGCCCTATTTTCCGAAGAGCCACGGCCGCAAGCGGGTTGATGACCGGCGGGTTTTGAGCGGCATCATCTTCGTCAACCGCAATGGGCTGAGGTGGCGGGATGCGCCGAGAGAGTATGGCCCGGCAAAGACGCTCTACAATCGCTGGAAGCGGTGGAGCGACAAGGGCATC
It encodes:
- a CDS encoding site-specific integrase, whose product is MALWKRAETYYVDITSPDGSRIKHTTGTADREKAKEYHDKLKAQLWDLARLKQKPKRSWDEAALRWLKEKAHKKSYRDDVQRIRWFTGHLRGKTLDQIDRSLVDGLVTRHIHGTDRTKDLYVALIRAIFRRAMREWEWIDAVPAFKTYSVGGKVRVRWITEEQAETLLKELPAHQREVVVFALATGLRQGNVLDLTWDRVNLARRIATIEHGDTKNGEALGVPLNDLAAAVLMRQQGKHESHVFTFRGNPLRSANTRAWRKALRRAEITNFRWHDLRHTWASWLRQNDVPTWVLQELGGWKSESMVRRYAHLSVKHLQPYADQLTFGSQTGLAGEAQKTAEVHVPKSPPGMARAGLRLVARDGVTV
- a CDS encoding DUF2274 domain-containing protein, translated to MTKLRLGPIAEEKPVKLTLELPGALMRDLQDYSRVHAKLTGLESALPPERLIPPMIERFIASDREFGKQRRKG
- a CDS encoding TrbI/VirB10 family protein, which codes for MTAVTSNQWVLTLGVGTELAAGGENDLVRALRSGLQDSTNEAGRRVVERELSVPPTLTIRPGFAFRVIVIRDLILEEPGRGEAL